The following proteins come from a genomic window of Nicotiana tomentosiformis chromosome 12, ASM39032v3, whole genome shotgun sequence:
- the LOC138902922 gene encoding uncharacterized protein, whose translation MEMINMDFVVGLHRNPRKFDSFWVIGDRLIKSAHFLPVKATDTAEQYAQLYVKEIVRLHGTPVSIISVRGAQFTAKFWKIFQQGLDTQVNLSTTFNPQIDGQAKRTIKTREDMLRSCVLDFKELIGPDLVHQAMEKVKVINDRLKTAQSRYKSYSGVCHRDLEFQEDDWVFLKVSPMKDLMQFGGWRSVSSIEVNEELTYEEIPVAIIYRQVQKLRNKEIASVKVLWRNHQVEEAT comes from the exons atggagatgataaatatggactttgtggtgggactACATCGCAATCCTCGCAAGTTCGACTCGTTTTGGGTGATTGGGGACCGACTCATAAAATCAGCGCACTTCCtacctgttaaggctactgacacagcagaacaatatgctcagttgtacgtcaaggaaatagtcaggttgcatggcactccagtttctattatctctgttcgaggggcacagttcacggctaaattttggaagatattccagCAAGGTTTGgatactcaggtgaatcttagtacaaccttcaaTCCACAGATCGACGGGCAAGCAAAGCGGACCATTAAGACGCGTGAGGATATGTTACGctcttgtgttcttgacttcaaag aattaataggaccagacctcgtgcatcaggctatggagaaggttaaggtcaTTAATGaccggttgaaaactgctcagagtcgttaCAAGTCTTATTCGGGTGTttgtcatagggatttggagttccaagaggatgattgggtattcttgaaggtttcccccatgaaggatCTAATgcagtttg gtggttggagatccgtctcttctattgaggttaatgaggaattgacttatgaagagattccagttgccattattTACAGGCAAGTtcaaaagttgagaaacaaagagattgcctccgtgaaagttcTATGGCGAAACCACCAGGTTGAGGAGGCCACCTGA